From the genome of Impatiens glandulifera chromosome 9, dImpGla2.1, whole genome shotgun sequence, one region includes:
- the LOC124914955 gene encoding adenylate kinase 4-like, whose amino-acid sequence MASSLPNLEDVGSIDLMNELLRRMKCSTKSDKRLILIGPPGSGKGTQSPIIKDEYCLCHLATGDMLRAAVAAKTPLGVKAKEAMENGQLVSDDLVVGIIGEALKKPSCQKGFILDGFPRTVVQAEKLDEMLQDHGVKVDKVLNFAIDDSILEERITGRWIHPASGRSYHTKYAPPKVPGVDDVTSEPLIQRKDDTAAVLKSRLEAFHRQTEPVIDYYNKKKIVANLHAEKPPKEVTVEVTKVLSS is encoded by the exons ATGGCGTCCTCATTACCGAACTTGGAAGACGTTGGTTCTATAGATCTGATGAATGAGCTTCTCCGTCGCATGAAGTGTTCCACCAAATCCGACAAACGCCTCATTCTCATCG GTCCACCTGGGTCTGGAAAGGGCACCCAGTCACCAATTATCAAGGATGAATACTGCTTATGCCACTTAGCTACAGGTGATATGCTGAGAGCTGCTGTTGCTGCTAAAACTCCTCTAGGAGTTAAGGCCAAAGAGGCTATGGAAAAT GGACAACTTGTTTCTGATGACTTGGTTGTTGGAATCATCGGTGAAGCTCTAAAGAAGCCTTCTTGTCAAAAGGGTTTCATCCTCGATGGTTTCCCTAGGACCGTGGTTCAAGCCGAGAAG CTTGATGAGATGCTTCAAGATCATGGAGTTAAGGTTGATAAGGTGCTCAATTTTGCGATTGATGACTCAATCTTGGAGGAAAGGATCACTGGTCGTTGGATTCATCCGGCTAGTGGTCGAAGCTACCACACCAAATATGCACCTCCCAAAGTTCCTGGAGTGGATGAT GTTACTAGTGAGCCATTGATTCAACGAAAAGATGACACTGCAGCCGTCCTCAAGTCAAGGCTGGAGGCATTTCACAGACAAACAGAACCA GTGATAGATTATTATAACAAGAAGAAAATTGTTGCAAACCTTCATGCTGAGAAGCCTCCAAAGGAAGTGACAGTTGAAGTCACGAAAGTGCTGTCTTCTTGA
- the LOC124915026 gene encoding nucleolar protein 56-like: MALYLLYESASGYALFQAQGLDEIGQNTEAVRKSVDDINRFGKVVQLEAFTPFESALDALNQCNAVSEGQMTDELRNFLELNLPKVKDSKKAKFSLGVSESKIGAHILEVTKIPCQSNEFVGELIRGVRQHFDKFVKNLKEGDLEKAQLGLGHSYSRAKVKFNVNRVDNMVIQAIFLLDTLDKDVNSFSMRIREWYSWHFPELVKIVNDNYLYAKVAKFIEDKSQLSEDKIPELTEIVGEEDKAKDIVEAAKASMGQDLSPIDLINVKQFAQRVMDLSEYRKKLYEYLVTKMNDIAPNLATLIGEVVGARLISHAGSLTNLAKCPSSTLQILGAEKALFRALKTKGNTPKYGLIFHSSFIGRASTRNKGRMARYLANKCSIASRIDCFLENSTTAYGEKLREQVEERLDFYDKGVAPRKNIDMMKSAMEITLGSKDTDMDVDTETPAKKSSKKKKSKDSENGEAAVEDKPTEDVNGGVKSEKKKKEKRKSEKVENDVSEAEDESAKKKKKKKSKVEDGEVTPALVSEGKKKKKK, encoded by the exons ATGGCTTTATATCTTCTGTACGAGTCCGCTTCTGGCTATGCTCTCTTTCAGGCGCAAGGCCTTGACGAAATCGGCCAAAACACCGAGGCTGTTCGAAAATCTGTAGATGATATCAACAGGTTCGGAAAGGTTGTACAGCTTGAAGCTTTTACCCCTTTCGAGTCTGCCCTCGATGCTCTTAACCAATGCAATGCTGTTTCTGAAG GTCAAATGACTGATGAGTTGAGGAATTTTCTGGAGCTTAATCTTCCTAAGGTCAAGGATAGCAAGAAGGCTAAGTTCAGCCTTGGAGTTTCAGAGTCAAAGATTGGTGCacatattcttgaggtcactAAGATTCCTTGCCAATCCAATGAATTTGTTGGTGAGCTCATTCGCGGTGTGCGACaacattttgataaatttgtcAAGAACCTGAAG GAAGGTGATTTGGAGAAAGCCCAGCTTGGTCTAGGGCACAGTTACAGCAGAGCAAAAGTGAAGTTTAATGTTAACCGTGTGGACAACATGGTTATTCAGGCTATTTTTCTTCTTGATACTCTAGACAAGGATGTCAATTCATTCTCCATGAGAATCAG AGAATGGTACTCATGGCATTTCCCAGAATTGGTGAAGATTGTAAATGACAACTATCTTTATGCCAAAGTTGCAAAGTTCATTGAGGATAAGTCACAGTTATCTGAAGATAAAATACCTGAGTTAACTGAGATTGTTGGGGAAGAAGATAAAGCTAAAGATATTGTAGAAGCTGCCAAAGCATCCATGG GTCAGGATTTGTCACCAATTGACCTGATTAATGTCAAACAATTTGCACAAAGGGTGATGGACCTTTCTGAATACAGGAAGAAGCTTTACGAGTATCTTGTCACTAAGATGAATGATATTGCACCCAATTTGGCTACATTGATTGGTGAAGTGGTAGGAGCTCGCTTGATTTCTCATGCTGGTAGTCTTACAAATTTGGCAAAGTGCCCTTCTTCTACCCTTCAGATCCTTGGAGCAGAGAAAGCTCTTTTCAG AGCCTTGAAAACAAAAGGTAACACCCCGAAATATGGTCTTATAttccattcatctttcattggacGGGCATCTACTCGCAACAAGGGACGGATGGCTCGATATCTGGCTAACAAATGCTCCATCGCATCCCGCATTGATTGCTTCTTGG AGAATAGCACCACAGCTTATGGTGAGAAACTCCGTGAACAAGTGGAGGAGCGACTTGACTTCTATGATAAGGGTGTTGCACCCCGTAAAAACATTGACATGATGAAATCTGCAATGGAAATCACCCTCGGTAGCAAAG ACACTGATATGGATGTAGACACTGAAACCCCAGCAAAGAAAAGTAGTAAGAAGAAGAAGTCTAAAGATTCAGAAAACGGTGAAGCTGCTGTGGAGGATAAGCCAACCGAAGATGTGAATGGTGGTGTTAAGAGcgaaaagaagaaaaaggagaAGCGAAAGTCTGAGAAGGTGGAGAATGATGTTAGCGAGGCTGAAGATGAGTCagccaagaagaagaagaaaaagaagagcaaGGTTGAAGATGGAGAAGTTACTCCTGCTCTTGTTAGTGaaggaaagaagaagaagaagaaatga
- the LOC124916675 gene encoding uncharacterized protein LOC124916675, with amino-acid sequence MDPSEASKYLAELPSRGLFSSTLMSSNMGGMRVYICDHDTSPPEGQLIKTNQTNILSRTLRLNKRKFGQSKDVKGTTSNEDSRKRLRERVESYYGRTSNKDMKNAQNSSCEGGLKTRVLDKDLHNLTMERLRALLSENGLSPRGRKDELIARLRAENL; translated from the exons ATGGATCCTTCAGAAGCTTCAAAGTATCTTGCTGAGCTTCCCTCTCGCGGCCTATTTTCATCCACTCTCATGTCTTCCAACATG GGTGGGATGCGGGTTTATATTTGTGATCATGATACATCACCTCCAG AGGGCCAACTGATAAAGACAAATCAAACTAACATACTAAGTAGAACTCTTAGGCTTAACAAGAGAAAGTTCGGTCAATCAAAGGATGTAAAAGGCACAACTTCAAATGAAGATTCAAGAAAGAG GCTTAGAGAAAGAGTTGAATCCTACTATGGAAGAACTAGTAACAAGGACATGAAAAACGCCCAAAATTCTTCTTGTGAAG GAGGTTTAAAAACCCGTGTGCTTGATAAGGATTTGCATAATTTGACAATGGAAAGGCTTCGTGCACTCTTGAGTGAGAATGGTCTTTCACCAAGAGGAAGAAAG GATGAGCTTATTGCACGTTTGAGGGCCGAGAACCTATGA